From Oceanivirga salmonicida, one genomic window encodes:
- a CDS encoding transposase, translated as KSITGVRENNAAILIGEIPNIDKFVSPAKLVAFCGLDPVVKQSGNFNAPQTRMSKRGSKLLRYTLINTAWQLSLNNDIFAKYYKLKINQGKRHYNALGHLASKLVRIIYKLLKDNISFDTDYLK; from the coding sequence AAATCAATAACTGGTGTTAGAGAGAATAATGCAGCCATTTTAATAGGTGAGATTCCAAATATTGATAAGTTTGTTTCTCCAGCTAAATTAGTTGCTTTTTGTGGACTTGATCCTGTTGTAAAACAATCAGGTAACTTTAATGCTCCACAAACTAGAATGTCTAAACGTGGTTCTAAACTCCTTAGATATACTTTAATTAATACTGCTTGGCAGTTATCGCTTAACAATGACATATTTGCGAAATATTACAAATTAAAGATAAATCAAGGTAAAAGACATTACAATGCCTTAGGACATTTAGCATCTAAACTCGTTCGTATTATTTACAAACTTTTGAAAGATAATATATCTTTTGATACAGATTATCTTAAATAG